The window ACCGTCGTTCCCGAGGTGTATTCCCCCTGGGTTTCCACCGCCACAAAGCAGGGCTGGAGCGTGAACAGATCCGGGCGGACCAGCCAGGCAATGGCACAGAGATCGTGCATACGCAGACCGGTATTCATGCTGCCGCTACGATAATGACTGAACAGCGCGTGCAGCATTTTCCCCGTCTGATTAAGTGCGGGTAATGTTGCCAGGTACTCTGGTGCCAGCATGGCCTGGTTGGTGACATCCAGCCCGCACATGACTATCTCCAGCCCACTGCGAAAGACCTTCGCCGCCGCTTCGGGATCGACAGCAATATTAAACTCCGCATTGGGCGTAAAGTTACCGCGCCCGGCTGAACCGCCCATCATCACCAGGCGGCGAATATTGAATACGCATTCAGGATAGTGGGTAAGCAACAGAGCAATATTGGTCAACGGGCCAATTGCCACCAGCGTAACGGGCTGCGGGGCATGCATCAGCGCATCTCGAATTGCCTGGAAGGCGGGTTTCGCCAGCGGCTGCCGATTGTGTTCGACAAAATCATACCCTGCCATACCGGACTCACCGTGCACTGAAGTCGCATCACGCAGCGGCCGCACCAGCGGTATAGCTGCCCCCTGCGCCAACGGAATATCCGCATTCCAAAAGTGCAGCAACTGCAACGCATTACGGGTCGTTTTTTCCACCGACACGTTGCCTGCCACCGTCGTCATCAGTTGCAGATCCAGCTCGGGGGAAAACAGTGCAGCGGCAATCGCCGCCGCATCATCAATGCCGGGATCGGTATCAAGAATGATCGGTAAGCGCATGGTTTCTCCAAAAAAAATGCCAGACGTTAAGTCTGGCATCTTCTCATAATCATGACGCGAAAGAGTTACTCTACTTCACGAACATCCACACGCAGCTCTTTCGGCACTTCGAAAACGATGTTCTCTTCACGGCCTTCCAGTGGGATAGCATCCCCACCACCGAGCTCCTGCAGACGGACAATCACGTTCTGTACCAGAATATCCGGCGCAGAAGCACCGGCCGTCACGCCGACGCACGCCGCATCTTTCACCCAGGCTTCCTGGATATCGGTCGCATCGTCAATCAGATACGCGGCCTTGCCCATACGCTGGGCCAGTTCTGCCAGGCGGTTGGAGTTAGACGAGTTTTTCGAGCCGACAACCAGTACCACATCCGCTTGCTCCGCCAACGCACGAACCGCTTCCTGACGGTTGGTGGTGGCATAGCAGATATCGTCTTTGCGCGGCCCAACAATTTTTGGGAAGCGTTGACGCAGGGCATCAATCACATCAGAGGTGTCATCAACCGAGAGCGTAGTCTGGGTCATGAAGGAGAGCTTACCTTCATTTTTAACATTCAACGTCAGGACGTCTTCCGGCGATTCCACCAGGTACATCCCCCCCTGCGGGTTGCTGTACTGGCCCATCGTACCCTCAACCTCCGGGTGTCCGGCGTGACCAATCAGAATCGACTCTTCGCCACGGCGGCTGGCGCGCGCGACTTCCATATGCACTTTGGTCACCAGCGGGCAGGTGGCATCAAAGACCGTCAGATCGCGGCCTTTGGCTTCGTTACGCACGGCCTGAGACACGCCGTGGGCGGAGAAAATCAGGATCGCACCGTCCGGTACTTCACTGATTTGCTCAATAAAAATAGCGCCGCGCTCGCGCAGGCTATCCACCACATAGCGGTTATGCACCACTTCATGACGGACATAAATCGGCGCGCCGTAGATAGCCAGCGCGTTTTCCACAATGCTGATAGCGCGGTCTACGCCAGCGCAAAATCCGCGCGGGTTAGCCAACAGGATCTGCATTTTACGCCTCCAGTGCCGGTTCGACTTCCAGCACTTCAATATCAAAATGAACGGTATGCCCAGCCAGCGGATGGTTGAAGTCAACCGTGATGGAATCACCGTTGATTTCGCGGATCACGCCAGGCATCTCACTGCCGTCCATTGCGGTAAAGAGCATGATAGCGCCAATTTCTGGCTCACCCGCGTCCATAAACTCCCGACGCGAGAAATACTGAATGAGGTCCGGGCTTGATACGCCAAAAGCAGCATCAGGCTCCAGAGCAAAAGTGGTTTTATCGCCCTCTTTTAACCCCAGCAGGTGTTGTTCCAGTCCTTCAGACAGAGAACCGTCGCCCAGGCGAAACAGCGCAGGCTTGCCGTTACTGCGGGTTGACTCTGCGGTGGAGCCATCGTCGAGCTTTAAGGTGAAGTGCACCAGCACCGCACTGTTACTCTGTACTGATTTAGACATGCAGGTTGCTCTTTAAAAGTGCTGCCGCCTGTTTGCCCGGTGGCGCTACGCTTACCGGGCCTACAAGATTCGCAGTAGAGTGTAGGCCGGATAAGCATAGCGCCATCCGGCATATTTTTATGCGGCTTTTTTCTCTTTCGCCGGTAAGAAGCCTTCCAGCACAATCAACGCCGCACCGATACAAATCGCCGTATCGGCAAGGTTGAAGGTGGCGAAATGCCAGTCACCGACGTAAAAGTCAATCATATCCACGACGAAGCCGTGCCACAGGCGGTCAAACAGGTTGCCCAGTGCACCGCCAATGATTAACGCATATGCGATGTTATTCAGCTTCTGCGTCGCCTTCGAGCGATACATCATCACCATTAGAATGACGCAAATACCAATCGCGATACCGGCAAAGAACCACCGCTGCCAGCCACCGCTGTCAGCCAGGAAGCTAAACGCCGCGCCATAGTTACGCGCATAGTGCAGATTCAGTGACGGGAACAGCGACACCGTATCCCCCAGAGCAAAATTCTGGAGGATCAGGTACTTGCTGCCCAAATCAATAATCAGCACGACTACCACCAGCCACAGCCAGCGGAGTCCTGTTGAACAAAGAGGCTGACTCATCAGGCAAACTTACGTTGTTCGCCATCACCGGCGATGTTGCTGACACAGCGTCCGCAGATTTCTGCGTGTTCCGCCACCTGACCCACGTCGGTCGTGTAATGCCAGCAACGCGGGCATTTCTCGCCTTCTGCTTTGCTCAGAGCAATTTTCAAGCCTTTGAGCAG of the Citrobacter freundii genome contains:
- the rihC gene encoding ribonucleoside hydrolase RihC, coding for MRLPIILDTDPGIDDAAAIAAALFSPELDLQLMTTVAGNVSVEKTTRNALQLLHFWNADIPLAQGAAIPLVRPLRDATSVHGESGMAGYDFVEHNRQPLAKPAFQAIRDALMHAPQPVTLVAIGPLTNIALLLTHYPECVFNIRRLVMMGGSAGRGNFTPNAEFNIAVDPEAAAKVFRSGLEIVMCGLDVTNQAMLAPEYLATLPALNQTGKMLHALFSHYRSGSMNTGLRMHDLCAIAWLVRPDLFTLQPCFVAVETQGEYTSGTTVVDIEGRLGQPANAQVALALDVDGFRQWVAEVLSRAP
- the ispH gene encoding 4-hydroxy-3-methylbut-2-enyl diphosphate reductase, translated to MQILLANPRGFCAGVDRAISIVENALAIYGAPIYVRHEVVHNRYVVDSLRERGAIFIEQISEVPDGAILIFSAHGVSQAVRNEAKGRDLTVFDATCPLVTKVHMEVARASRRGEESILIGHAGHPEVEGTMGQYSNPQGGMYLVESPEDVLTLNVKNEGKLSFMTQTTLSVDDTSDVIDALRQRFPKIVGPRKDDICYATTNRQEAVRALAEQADVVLVVGSKNSSNSNRLAELAQRMGKAAYLIDDATDIQEAWVKDAACVGVTAGASAPDILVQNVIVRLQELGGGDAIPLEGREENIVFEVPKELRVDVREVE
- the fkpB gene encoding FKBP-type peptidyl-prolyl cis-trans isomerase; this encodes MSKSVQSNSAVLVHFTLKLDDGSTAESTRSNGKPALFRLGDGSLSEGLEQHLLGLKEGDKTTFALEPDAAFGVSSPDLIQYFSRREFMDAGEPEIGAIMLFTAMDGSEMPGVIREINGDSITVDFNHPLAGHTVHFDIEVLEVEPALEA
- the lspA gene encoding signal peptidase II, with product MSQPLCSTGLRWLWLVVVVLIIDLGSKYLILQNFALGDTVSLFPSLNLHYARNYGAAFSFLADSGGWQRWFFAGIAIGICVILMVMMYRSKATQKLNNIAYALIIGGALGNLFDRLWHGFVVDMIDFYVGDWHFATFNLADTAICIGAALIVLEGFLPAKEKKAA